The Xiphias gladius isolate SHS-SW01 ecotype Sanya breed wild chromosome 9, ASM1685928v1, whole genome shotgun sequence genome window below encodes:
- the LOC120794010 gene encoding poly [ADP-ribose] polymerase tankyrase-2-like isoform X2, with protein MASVAAGFLGSAACCSHSKLSRTGSLKLGRGRSPLSMPSGRRCSGVFGLGGGAVSPGPVAAEVVEPRGGTGAGEASRELFEACRCGDLERVRKLVMADNVNSRDTAGRKSTPLHFAAGFGRKDVVDFLLQNGANVHARDDGGLISLHNACSFGHAEVVRLLLHHGADANARDNWNYTPLHEAAIKGKIDVCIVLLQHGAEPTIRNTDGRTALDLAELSAKAVLTGEYRKDELLESARSGNEEKLMALLTPLNVNCHASDGRKSTPLHLAAGYNRVKTVRLLLQHGADVHAKDKGNLVPLHNACSYGHYEVTELLVKHGACVNAMDLWQFTPLHEAASKNRVEVCSLLLSYGADPTFLNCHNKSAIDLAPTSPLKEQLAHEFRGQSLLQAAREADVVRVKKHLSLETVAFKHPHSQETALHCASASPYTKRKQVCELLLRRGANVNEKTKDLLTPLHLASEKANNDVIEVLVKHEAKVNAVDHLGQTALHRAARCGHLQTCRLLLNAGGDPLLTSLQGFSPSQLGNKSVQEILQEGVLIGNSEVDRQLLEASKTGDLETVKKLCTVQNVNCRDVEGRQSTPLHFAAGYNRLAVVHFLLQHGADVHAKDKGGLVPLHNACSYGHYEVAELLVLHGAVVNVADLWKFTPLHEAAAKGKYDICKLLLQHGADPTRKNRDGNSPLDLVKDADTDIQDLLRGDAALLDAAKKGCLARVKKLCTHDNVNCRDTQGRHSTPLHLAAGYNNLEVAEYLLQHGAEVNSQDKGGLIPLHNAASYGHVDVAALLIKYDACVNATDKWAFTPLHEAAQKGRTQLCALLLAHGADPTLRNQEGQSPLDLVTADDVRALLAAAMPPSALPGCYKPQVISVAAPASGSPPLAVVPPLLSSSSSSSSSCPAPSLLILPTSSSSGLDATTAAATAASAASNSSSSPPPASSSSSANPETSALLSAGEGSRGAERKEEGVELSICQFLKNLGLEHLLEIFDREQITLDVLVEMGHRELKEIGINAYGHRHKIIKGVERLISGPQSLNPYLTLNTANSGTMLIDLAADDKEFQSVEEEMQSTIREHRDGGHAGGVFNRYNLVKIQKVCNKKLWERYTHRRKEVSEENHNHSNERMLFHGSPFVNAIIHKGFDERHAYIGGMFGAGIYFAENSSKSNQYVHGIGGGTGCPLHKDRSCYVCHRHLLFCRVTLGKSFLQFSAMKMAHSPPGHHSVTGRPSVNGLALAEYVIYRGEQAYPEYLITYQIMKPESPADG; from the exons ATGGCTTCCGTGGCCGCAGGGTTCCTGGGTTCAGCAGCCTGCTGCTCGCACTCCAAACTCTCCAGAACCGGCAGCCTGAAGCTGGGACGAGGCCGTTCGCCGCTGTCCATGCCGTCCGGCCGGAGATGTTCGGGGGTGTTTGGACTCGGGGGCGGGGCCGTGTCTCCGGGGCCCGTGGCGGCGGAGGTGGTGGAGCCCCGCGGCGGGACGGGGGCCGGCGAGGCCAGCAGGGAGCTTTTTGAGGCCTGCCGATGCGGAGACCTGGAACGAGTCCGTAAACTGGTGATGGCAGACAACGTGAACAGTCGGGACACAGCAGGGAGGAAGTCCACACCGCTGCACTTTGCTGCAG gtTTTGGTCGTAAAGACGTGGTGGACTTCCTCCTCCAGAACGGGGCCAACGTCCACGCCAGGGACGACGGAGGGCTGATATCCCTCCACAACGCCTGCTCCTTCGGCCACGCTGAG GTGGTGCGTTTGTTGCTTCACCATGGGGCGGACGCGAATGCCAGAGACAACTGGAACTACACTCCACTTCATGAGGCAGCCATCAAGGGCAAGATCGACGTGTGTATAG TGTTGCTGCAGCACGGTGCCGAGCCGACCATCAGGAACACCGACGGTCGAACTGCTCTGGATCTGGCAGAACTGTCCGCCAAAGCAGTGCTGACAG gtGAATACAGAAAAGATGAGCTTCTGGAAAGTGCAAG GAGCGGGAACGAGGAGAAGCTGATGGCTCTGCTGACGCCGCTCAACGTCAACTGCCACGCCAGTGATGGACGAAAG TCGACACCGTTACACCTAGCGGCGGGCTACAACCGGGTCAAGACCGTCCGGCTGTTACTGCAGCACGGCGCTGATGTGCACGCCAAGGACAAGGG GAACCTGGTTCCTCTTCACAATGCCTGTTCATATGGTCACTATGAAGTCACCGAGCTGCTGGTGAAG CACGGGGCCTGTGTTAATGCCATGGACCTGTGGCAGTTCACTCCTCTTCATGAAGCCGCCTCCAAGAACCGTGTTGAG gTGTGCTCTCTCCTGCTGAGCTACGGCGCCGACCCCACCTTCCTGAACTGTCACAATAAAAGCGCCATCGACCTCGCACCCACCTCGCCGCTGAAAGAGCAGCTCGCCC ATGAGTTCAGAGGTCAAAGCCTGCTGCAGGCGGCCAGGGAGGCCGACGTGGTGCGGGTCAAGAAACATCTGAGCCTGGAGACCGTCGCCTTCAAACACCCGCACTCTCAGGAGACGGCACTG CATTGCGCGTCTGCCTCTCCATACACGAAGAGGAAACAAGTGTGTGAACTTCTGCTCAGGAGAGGGGCCAACGTCAATGAGAAGACTAAGGA CCTGTTGACTCCTCTCCACCTGGCGTCCGAGAAAGCCAACAACGATGTCATCGAGGTGTTGGTCAAGCATGAAGCCAAG GTGAATGCAGTGGATCACCTCGGTCAGACGGCGCTGCATCGAGCCGCTCGCTGCGGACACCTGCAGACCTGCAGACTGCTGCTGAACGCCGGCGGCGACCCGCTGCTCACGTCGCTGCAGGGATTCTCCCCTTCGCAGCTGGGCAACAAGAGCGTGCAGGAGATACTGCAAG AAGGAGTTCTCATCGGAAACTCTGAAGTCGACCGACAGCTGCTGGAAGCCTCCAAAACAGGGGATCTGGAAACCGTCAAG AAGCTCTGTACGGTGCAGAACGTGAACTGCAGGGACGTGGAGGGCCGACAGTCAACGCCGCTGCACTTCGCCGCCGGCTACAACCGTCTGGCCGTCGTCCACTTCCTGCTGCAGCACGGAGCCGACGTACACGCCAAGGATAAAGG AGGTCTGGTCCCCCTCCACAACGCCTGCTCCTACGGTCACTACGAGGTCGCAGAGCTGCTGGTCCTCCACGGAGCTGTGGTAAACGTGGCCGACCTCTGGAAGTTCACGCCGCTGCACGAAGCTGCTGCCAAGGGCAAATACGACATCTGCAAACTCCTgctgcag CACGGCGCTGACCCAACCCGGAAGAACCGGGACGGTAACAGCCCTCTGGATCTGGTAAAGGACGCCGACACGGACATCCAGGACCTGCTGCGGGGCGACGCCGCCCTGCTGGACGCCGCCAAGAAAGGCTGCCTGGCCCGAGTGAAAAAACTCTGCACGCACGACAACGTCAACTGTAGGGACACGCAGGGGAGACACTCCACGCCGCTACACCTGGCTG CAGGCTACAACAACCTGGAGGTGGCGGAGTACCTGCTGCAGCATGGGGCTGAGGTCAACTCTCAGGATAAAGGAGGACTGATTCCTCTGCACAACGCTGCCTCCTATGGG CACGTGGACGTGGCGGCTCTGCTGATCAAGTACGACGCCTGCGTCAATGCCACAGACAAGTGGGCGTTCACTCCGCTGCACGAGGCCGCTCAGAAGGGCCGGACGCAGCTCTGTGCTCTCCTGTTGGCTCACGGTGCCGACCCCACCCTCCGAAACCAGGAGGGACAGTCACCTCTGGACCTGGTCACG GCGGACGACGTTCGGGCCTTGCTAGCAGCAGCGAtgcctccctctgctctccctgGTTGCTACAAACCTCAGGTCATCAGCGTGGCGGCGCCGGCCTCTGGTTCTCCACCCCTTGCTGTCGTCCCACcgcttctctcctcctcctcctcgtcctcatcCTCCTGCCCGGCCCCatctctcctcatcctccccacttcctcctcttctggtCTTGACGCCACAACAGCAGCTGCCACCGCTGCTTCTGCCGCTTCAAACTCCTCATCTTCACCGCCACCAGCATCTTCGTCGTCCTCTGCGAATCCTGAGACGTCGGCGCTGCTCTCAGCGGGCGAGGGATCAAGAGGCgctgagaggaaagaggaag gggTCGAGCTCAGTATCTGTCAGTTCTTGAAGAACCTGGGACTGGAGCACCTTCTGGAGATCTTCGACAGAGAGCAG atcACTCTGGATGTGCTGGTGGAGATGGGTCACCGCGAGCTGAAGGAGATCGGCATCAACGCCTacggacacagacacaagaTCATCAAAGGGGTGGAGAGGCTCATCAGCGGGCCACAGA gtcTGAACCCTTATCTCACACTGAACACAGCCAACAGTGGGACGATGTTGATCGACCTGGCAGCTGATGACAAGGAGTTCCAGTCAGTAGAGGAGGAG ATGCAGAGTACGATCAGAGAGCACCGGGACGGCGGCCACGCTGGAGGGGTCTTCAACAGATACAACCTGGTCAAG ATCCAGAAGGTCTGCAACAAGAAGCTGTGGGAGAGGTACACCCACCGCAGGAAGGAGGTGTCGGAAGAGAACCACAACCACTCCAACGAACGCATGCTCTTCCACG GCTCTCCGTTCGTCAACGCCATCATTCATAAAGGTTTTGACGAGCGCCACGCCTACATTGGCGGGATGTTCGGCGCTGGGATTTACTTCGCCGAGAACTCGTCGAAGAGTAACCAGTACGTCCACGGGATCGGGGGAGGGACGGGCTGCCCGCTGCACAAAGACCGCTCCTGCTACGTCTGCCACAG GCACCTGTTGTTCTGCAGGGTGACTCTGGGTAAATCCTTCCTGCAGTTCAGCGCCATGAAGATGGCTCACTCGCCGCCGGGACACCACTCGGTGACCGGCCGGCCCAGCGTGAACGGCCTGGCTCTGGCCGAGTACGTCATCTACAGAGGAGAGCAG GCCTACCCCGAGTACCTGATCACCTACCAGATCATGAAGCCTGAGTCCCCTGCCGACGGATGA
- the LOC120794010 gene encoding poly [ADP-ribose] polymerase tankyrase-2-like isoform X1 → MASVAAGFLGSAACCSHSKLSRTGSLKLGRGRSPLSMPSGRRCSGVFGLGGGAVSPGPVAAEVVEPRGGTGAGEASRELFEACRCGDLERVRKLVMADNVNSRDTAGRKSTPLHFAAGFGRKDVVDFLLQNGANVHARDDGGLISLHNACSFGHAEVVRLLLHHGADANARDNWNYTPLHEAAIKGKIDVCIVLLQHGAEPTIRNTDGRTALDLAELSAKAVLTGEYRKDELLESARSGNEEKLMALLTPLNVNCHASDGRKSTPLHLAAGYNRVKTVRLLLQHGADVHAKDKGNLVPLHNACSYGHYEVTELLVKHGACVNAMDLWQFTPLHEAASKNRVEVCSLLLSYGADPTFLNCHNKSAIDLAPTSPLKEQLAHEFRGQSLLQAAREADVVRVKKHLSLETVAFKHPHSQETALHCASASPYTKRKQVCELLLRRGANVNEKTKDLLTPLHLASEKANNDVIEVLVKHEAKVNAVDHLGQTALHRAARCGHLQTCRLLLNAGGDPLLTSLQGFSPSQLGNKSVQEILQAEGVLIGNSEVDRQLLEASKTGDLETVKKLCTVQNVNCRDVEGRQSTPLHFAAGYNRLAVVHFLLQHGADVHAKDKGGLVPLHNACSYGHYEVAELLVLHGAVVNVADLWKFTPLHEAAAKGKYDICKLLLQHGADPTRKNRDGNSPLDLVKDADTDIQDLLRGDAALLDAAKKGCLARVKKLCTHDNVNCRDTQGRHSTPLHLAAGYNNLEVAEYLLQHGAEVNSQDKGGLIPLHNAASYGHVDVAALLIKYDACVNATDKWAFTPLHEAAQKGRTQLCALLLAHGADPTLRNQEGQSPLDLVTADDVRALLAAAMPPSALPGCYKPQVISVAAPASGSPPLAVVPPLLSSSSSSSSSCPAPSLLILPTSSSSGLDATTAAATAASAASNSSSSPPPASSSSSANPETSALLSAGEGSRGAERKEEGVELSICQFLKNLGLEHLLEIFDREQITLDVLVEMGHRELKEIGINAYGHRHKIIKGVERLISGPQSLNPYLTLNTANSGTMLIDLAADDKEFQSVEEEMQSTIREHRDGGHAGGVFNRYNLVKIQKVCNKKLWERYTHRRKEVSEENHNHSNERMLFHGSPFVNAIIHKGFDERHAYIGGMFGAGIYFAENSSKSNQYVHGIGGGTGCPLHKDRSCYVCHRHLLFCRVTLGKSFLQFSAMKMAHSPPGHHSVTGRPSVNGLALAEYVIYRGEQAYPEYLITYQIMKPESPADG, encoded by the exons ATGGCTTCCGTGGCCGCAGGGTTCCTGGGTTCAGCAGCCTGCTGCTCGCACTCCAAACTCTCCAGAACCGGCAGCCTGAAGCTGGGACGAGGCCGTTCGCCGCTGTCCATGCCGTCCGGCCGGAGATGTTCGGGGGTGTTTGGACTCGGGGGCGGGGCCGTGTCTCCGGGGCCCGTGGCGGCGGAGGTGGTGGAGCCCCGCGGCGGGACGGGGGCCGGCGAGGCCAGCAGGGAGCTTTTTGAGGCCTGCCGATGCGGAGACCTGGAACGAGTCCGTAAACTGGTGATGGCAGACAACGTGAACAGTCGGGACACAGCAGGGAGGAAGTCCACACCGCTGCACTTTGCTGCAG gtTTTGGTCGTAAAGACGTGGTGGACTTCCTCCTCCAGAACGGGGCCAACGTCCACGCCAGGGACGACGGAGGGCTGATATCCCTCCACAACGCCTGCTCCTTCGGCCACGCTGAG GTGGTGCGTTTGTTGCTTCACCATGGGGCGGACGCGAATGCCAGAGACAACTGGAACTACACTCCACTTCATGAGGCAGCCATCAAGGGCAAGATCGACGTGTGTATAG TGTTGCTGCAGCACGGTGCCGAGCCGACCATCAGGAACACCGACGGTCGAACTGCTCTGGATCTGGCAGAACTGTCCGCCAAAGCAGTGCTGACAG gtGAATACAGAAAAGATGAGCTTCTGGAAAGTGCAAG GAGCGGGAACGAGGAGAAGCTGATGGCTCTGCTGACGCCGCTCAACGTCAACTGCCACGCCAGTGATGGACGAAAG TCGACACCGTTACACCTAGCGGCGGGCTACAACCGGGTCAAGACCGTCCGGCTGTTACTGCAGCACGGCGCTGATGTGCACGCCAAGGACAAGGG GAACCTGGTTCCTCTTCACAATGCCTGTTCATATGGTCACTATGAAGTCACCGAGCTGCTGGTGAAG CACGGGGCCTGTGTTAATGCCATGGACCTGTGGCAGTTCACTCCTCTTCATGAAGCCGCCTCCAAGAACCGTGTTGAG gTGTGCTCTCTCCTGCTGAGCTACGGCGCCGACCCCACCTTCCTGAACTGTCACAATAAAAGCGCCATCGACCTCGCACCCACCTCGCCGCTGAAAGAGCAGCTCGCCC ATGAGTTCAGAGGTCAAAGCCTGCTGCAGGCGGCCAGGGAGGCCGACGTGGTGCGGGTCAAGAAACATCTGAGCCTGGAGACCGTCGCCTTCAAACACCCGCACTCTCAGGAGACGGCACTG CATTGCGCGTCTGCCTCTCCATACACGAAGAGGAAACAAGTGTGTGAACTTCTGCTCAGGAGAGGGGCCAACGTCAATGAGAAGACTAAGGA CCTGTTGACTCCTCTCCACCTGGCGTCCGAGAAAGCCAACAACGATGTCATCGAGGTGTTGGTCAAGCATGAAGCCAAG GTGAATGCAGTGGATCACCTCGGTCAGACGGCGCTGCATCGAGCCGCTCGCTGCGGACACCTGCAGACCTGCAGACTGCTGCTGAACGCCGGCGGCGACCCGCTGCTCACGTCGCTGCAGGGATTCTCCCCTTCGCAGCTGGGCAACAAGAGCGTGCAGGAGATACTGCAAG CAGAAGGAGTTCTCATCGGAAACTCTGAAGTCGACCGACAGCTGCTGGAAGCCTCCAAAACAGGGGATCTGGAAACCGTCAAG AAGCTCTGTACGGTGCAGAACGTGAACTGCAGGGACGTGGAGGGCCGACAGTCAACGCCGCTGCACTTCGCCGCCGGCTACAACCGTCTGGCCGTCGTCCACTTCCTGCTGCAGCACGGAGCCGACGTACACGCCAAGGATAAAGG AGGTCTGGTCCCCCTCCACAACGCCTGCTCCTACGGTCACTACGAGGTCGCAGAGCTGCTGGTCCTCCACGGAGCTGTGGTAAACGTGGCCGACCTCTGGAAGTTCACGCCGCTGCACGAAGCTGCTGCCAAGGGCAAATACGACATCTGCAAACTCCTgctgcag CACGGCGCTGACCCAACCCGGAAGAACCGGGACGGTAACAGCCCTCTGGATCTGGTAAAGGACGCCGACACGGACATCCAGGACCTGCTGCGGGGCGACGCCGCCCTGCTGGACGCCGCCAAGAAAGGCTGCCTGGCCCGAGTGAAAAAACTCTGCACGCACGACAACGTCAACTGTAGGGACACGCAGGGGAGACACTCCACGCCGCTACACCTGGCTG CAGGCTACAACAACCTGGAGGTGGCGGAGTACCTGCTGCAGCATGGGGCTGAGGTCAACTCTCAGGATAAAGGAGGACTGATTCCTCTGCACAACGCTGCCTCCTATGGG CACGTGGACGTGGCGGCTCTGCTGATCAAGTACGACGCCTGCGTCAATGCCACAGACAAGTGGGCGTTCACTCCGCTGCACGAGGCCGCTCAGAAGGGCCGGACGCAGCTCTGTGCTCTCCTGTTGGCTCACGGTGCCGACCCCACCCTCCGAAACCAGGAGGGACAGTCACCTCTGGACCTGGTCACG GCGGACGACGTTCGGGCCTTGCTAGCAGCAGCGAtgcctccctctgctctccctgGTTGCTACAAACCTCAGGTCATCAGCGTGGCGGCGCCGGCCTCTGGTTCTCCACCCCTTGCTGTCGTCCCACcgcttctctcctcctcctcctcgtcctcatcCTCCTGCCCGGCCCCatctctcctcatcctccccacttcctcctcttctggtCTTGACGCCACAACAGCAGCTGCCACCGCTGCTTCTGCCGCTTCAAACTCCTCATCTTCACCGCCACCAGCATCTTCGTCGTCCTCTGCGAATCCTGAGACGTCGGCGCTGCTCTCAGCGGGCGAGGGATCAAGAGGCgctgagaggaaagaggaag gggTCGAGCTCAGTATCTGTCAGTTCTTGAAGAACCTGGGACTGGAGCACCTTCTGGAGATCTTCGACAGAGAGCAG atcACTCTGGATGTGCTGGTGGAGATGGGTCACCGCGAGCTGAAGGAGATCGGCATCAACGCCTacggacacagacacaagaTCATCAAAGGGGTGGAGAGGCTCATCAGCGGGCCACAGA gtcTGAACCCTTATCTCACACTGAACACAGCCAACAGTGGGACGATGTTGATCGACCTGGCAGCTGATGACAAGGAGTTCCAGTCAGTAGAGGAGGAG ATGCAGAGTACGATCAGAGAGCACCGGGACGGCGGCCACGCTGGAGGGGTCTTCAACAGATACAACCTGGTCAAG ATCCAGAAGGTCTGCAACAAGAAGCTGTGGGAGAGGTACACCCACCGCAGGAAGGAGGTGTCGGAAGAGAACCACAACCACTCCAACGAACGCATGCTCTTCCACG GCTCTCCGTTCGTCAACGCCATCATTCATAAAGGTTTTGACGAGCGCCACGCCTACATTGGCGGGATGTTCGGCGCTGGGATTTACTTCGCCGAGAACTCGTCGAAGAGTAACCAGTACGTCCACGGGATCGGGGGAGGGACGGGCTGCCCGCTGCACAAAGACCGCTCCTGCTACGTCTGCCACAG GCACCTGTTGTTCTGCAGGGTGACTCTGGGTAAATCCTTCCTGCAGTTCAGCGCCATGAAGATGGCTCACTCGCCGCCGGGACACCACTCGGTGACCGGCCGGCCCAGCGTGAACGGCCTGGCTCTGGCCGAGTACGTCATCTACAGAGGAGAGCAG GCCTACCCCGAGTACCTGATCACCTACCAGATCATGAAGCCTGAGTCCCCTGCCGACGGATGA